One part of the Thiomicrospira cyclica ALM1 genome encodes these proteins:
- a CDS encoding response regulator transcription factor — MRLLLIEDEIDLAYQLERFLIKRQYHVTVCNNLNDSLLALSNQVYDAVLLDRLLPEGDALKDIARIKKHHDGFMLVMSALGEVQDRVAAFNRDVNYYLSKPIDFDELLAILEQFERKITQTASSNPSVRAENASSSWYIKRKRLYSPDQLVIQLTAREAMMVELMIAEFGQLVTRSALIMAMNQDPINYDSKALDSAVYRIRHKIEQATGQSVPFETVHGVGYVWHD; from the coding sequence ATGCGGCTGTTATTGATAGAAGATGAAATTGATTTAGCCTACCAACTAGAGCGGTTTTTAATAAAGCGTCAATATCATGTAACCGTCTGTAATAATTTAAATGATAGTTTACTGGCACTTTCAAACCAAGTATATGATGCTGTTTTATTGGATCGGTTGTTACCCGAAGGGGATGCGCTAAAAGATATCGCGCGGATTAAAAAGCATCATGATGGATTTATGCTCGTTATGAGTGCGCTGGGTGAGGTGCAGGACAGAGTGGCGGCCTTTAACCGCGATGTCAATTACTATTTATCAAAGCCTATTGATTTTGATGAACTTTTGGCTATTTTGGAGCAGTTCGAGCGCAAGATCACTCAAACAGCGTCGTCCAATCCATCGGTCCGTGCTGAAAATGCAAGCTCTAGCTGGTATATCAAACGGAAGCGTCTATATTCGCCTGATCAGTTAGTGATTCAGCTTACGGCTAGAGAAGCGATGATGGTCGAGTTAATGATCGCTGAATTTGGTCAATTGGTTACACGTTCAGCATTGATTATGGCAATGAACCAAGACCCTATTAACTATGATTCAAAAGCGCTGGACTCTGCTGTTTATCGAATTCGCCACAAAATTGAGCAAGCTACGGGTCAGTCAGTGCCTTTTGAAACGGTTCATGGTGTTGGCTATGTTTGGCATGATTAA
- the gshA gene encoding glutamate--cysteine ligase, whose protein sequence is MPQDYRVPHLTTALKGPLLELEAHLLNHSHAIEAWFRQEFRDTPAPFYASVDLRNAGYKLAPVDTNLFPAGFNNLHPDLRPLAVQAAQHAITQACPVTDGVLIIPENHTRNTFYLENLYTLKDIIESAGYEVRIGSINPEVTEAQTIDLPSGNSLVLEPLAREGNRVGVTGFFPCAVLLNNDLSAGRPAILEGIEQVLMPPLDLGWSSRYKTHHFQHYANVAKRLAELVDIDPWLITPESMQCGEVDFKNPDSLERLATKVNEVLAKTGDYYHEHDIDCKPFVIVKSDSGTYGMAIMSVQSADDILKLNRKQRNKMSFAKEGLTVDKMLVQEGVYTFETVDEAVAEPVVYMIHNHVIGGFYRIHTGKTATDNLNSPGMHFEPMSFQLSGVLPDQTQGPDAEPNRFYAYGVIARLALLAAAYEIKHSKTQNR, encoded by the coding sequence ATGCCACAAGACTATCGCGTTCCGCATCTTACAACGGCGCTAAAAGGCCCGTTACTAGAATTAGAAGCGCATCTATTAAACCATTCTCATGCTATAGAAGCATGGTTTAGACAAGAATTTCGTGACACCCCAGCGCCTTTTTATGCGTCCGTTGACCTGCGTAATGCGGGTTATAAGTTGGCACCCGTTGATACAAATTTATTTCCAGCGGGTTTTAATAATCTGCATCCCGATTTACGACCATTGGCGGTGCAAGCCGCACAACACGCGATTACTCAAGCCTGCCCGGTTACTGATGGCGTATTGATCATTCCAGAAAACCACACACGTAACACCTTTTATCTAGAAAACCTTTATACCCTGAAAGACATTATTGAAAGTGCCGGTTATGAGGTTCGGATAGGTTCAATTAATCCAGAAGTCACTGAAGCACAAACCATTGACTTACCATCGGGTAATAGTTTGGTGTTAGAGCCACTGGCTCGTGAAGGTAATCGGGTGGGTGTGACCGGTTTCTTCCCCTGTGCGGTCTTGTTAAACAATGACTTGTCTGCCGGGCGCCCGGCCATTTTAGAAGGCATTGAACAGGTGCTGATGCCGCCGTTAGATTTAGGCTGGTCCAGCCGCTACAAAACTCACCACTTTCAACATTATGCCAATGTTGCCAAGCGCCTCGCGGAGCTGGTCGATATTGATCCCTGGTTAATTACCCCAGAGTCCATGCAGTGCGGTGAAGTGGACTTTAAAAACCCAGACAGCCTTGAGCGGCTTGCCACCAAAGTTAATGAAGTGTTGGCAAAAACCGGCGACTACTACCATGAGCACGACATCGACTGCAAACCCTTCGTGATTGTAAAGTCAGATAGTGGTACCTATGGCATGGCGATTATGTCGGTGCAGTCCGCGGATGATATCCTCAAGCTCAATCGCAAACAGCGCAATAAAATGAGTTTTGCGAAGGAAGGGCTAACAGTGGATAAAATGTTGGTACAAGAAGGCGTTTACACCTTTGAAACGGTTGATGAAGCCGTCGCAGAACCGGTTGTGTATATGATTCACAATCATGTTATTGGTGGGTTTTATCGCATTCATACCGGCAAGACCGCTACAGATAACCTGAATTCGCCCGGCATGCATTTTGAACCCATGTCATTTCAGCTGTCAGGGGTTTTGCCGGATCAAACGCAGGGGCCTGATGCCGAACCCAATCGTTTCTATGCCTATGGCGTAATTGCACGCTTGGCGTTATTGGCCGCCGCTTACGAAATTAAGCACTCAAAAACTCAAAACCGCTAA
- a CDS encoding invasion associated locus B family protein has translation MSKFYALLLSGLMLNAVNVAAVEPSADLAVPAQGSAWSLANTFGDWQVVCTEQGDKSCRAVQALDLAQGDQTMRLLEAMVFYADRQARLTMTFPLGMDLLAGIVLRIDENEEIGLPFSTCLADGCRVMGNIGDDVMMQLMAGRVMKVGFRGFGEEQTLVLDVSLRGSARAFRAAEDRPVVIN, from the coding sequence GTGAGTAAGTTTTATGCGTTATTGTTAAGTGGGCTTATGTTGAATGCGGTCAATGTTGCGGCGGTTGAGCCATCTGCTGACTTGGCGGTTCCGGCGCAGGGTAGTGCCTGGTCCTTGGCAAACACCTTTGGTGATTGGCAGGTGGTGTGTACCGAGCAGGGAGATAAATCCTGTCGAGCGGTGCAGGCTTTAGACCTAGCGCAAGGGGATCAAACTATGCGACTCCTTGAAGCGATGGTGTTCTATGCGGACAGGCAAGCTCGTTTGACCATGACCTTCCCGCTCGGGATGGATTTGTTAGCGGGCATTGTGCTTAGGATTGATGAAAACGAAGAAATTGGACTGCCATTTAGCACCTGCTTGGCTGATGGTTGTCGTGTCATGGGCAATATTGGTGATGATGTGATGATGCAATTGATGGCAGGGCGGGTCATGAAGGTCGGTTTCCGAGGCTTTGGCGAGGAGCAAACGCTGGTGCTGGATGTGTCATTAAGAGGTTCGGCACGCGCTTTTAGAGCGGCTGAAGATCGCCCTGTTGTCATCAACTAA
- the murG gene encoding undecaprenyldiphospho-muramoylpentapeptide beta-N-acetylglucosaminyltransferase: MKSSHPKSLQRIMIMAAGTGGHVFPGLALASAWQAQGTEIVWLGTPSGMEKQWVTGANIPFYAIDVKGLRGNGWRGWLMAPWRISQACWQAYRLIKQLKPDAVLGMGGFVCGPGGLATKLAGLPLYLHEQNAIVGLTNRLLAPFAKRVFCGFPVAAWSAKNQFLVGNPVRAAIRQVPALSAQQVEQRERSKRLLVIGGSRGARALNDTLPKALALIPSEQRPQVVHQTGMADQATTQNAYQANSISEAQVVSFIDDMAQAYRDCDLVIARSGALTVSEVRAAKRAAIFIPFPYAVDDHQSANADVLVKQGVAKKIIQADLTPDVLAAEISDWFREQRWLTASTELANATTPDATELVLASIKNDFNENG; encoded by the coding sequence ATGAAATCATCACACCCAAAATCACTGCAACGCATTATGATTATGGCCGCAGGAACCGGAGGCCATGTTTTTCCGGGTCTGGCTCTAGCCAGTGCTTGGCAAGCGCAGGGTACAGAAATCGTTTGGTTGGGCACGCCAAGCGGAATGGAAAAGCAGTGGGTGACCGGGGCTAATATTCCTTTTTATGCGATTGATGTGAAGGGCTTAAGGGGTAATGGTTGGCGTGGCTGGTTGATGGCACCTTGGCGAATTAGCCAGGCCTGCTGGCAGGCGTATCGGTTAATAAAACAGCTCAAGCCTGATGCGGTATTGGGAATGGGCGGATTTGTCTGTGGTCCAGGTGGTTTAGCGACGAAATTAGCAGGTCTACCGCTCTATTTACATGAACAAAATGCCATTGTGGGCTTAACCAATCGGCTGTTAGCGCCCTTCGCAAAACGGGTGTTTTGTGGCTTTCCGGTCGCGGCTTGGTCGGCTAAAAATCAATTTTTGGTTGGAAATCCAGTGAGAGCTGCGATAAGGCAAGTACCGGCCTTGAGTGCGCAACAGGTTGAACAGAGAGAACGGAGTAAGCGTTTGTTGGTAATCGGGGGTAGTCGCGGCGCGCGAGCACTCAATGATACTTTGCCTAAGGCGCTTGCTTTGATACCCAGTGAACAACGTCCACAGGTGGTACACCAAACCGGCATGGCTGATCAAGCAACGACTCAGAACGCCTATCAAGCTAATAGTATTAGCGAGGCACAGGTGGTGTCTTTTATTGATGATATGGCACAGGCCTACAGGGATTGTGATTTAGTGATTGCTCGATCGGGTGCTTTAACGGTCAGTGAAGTACGCGCGGCTAAACGTGCCGCGATTTTTATACCTTTCCCTTATGCGGTAGATGACCATCAAAGTGCCAATGCGGATGTATTGGTGAAGCAGGGCGTTGCTAAAAAAATTATCCAGGCCGATTTGACGCCGGACGTTTTAGCAGCTGAAATTAGTGACTGGTTTAGGGAACAGCGCTGGTTAACAGCCTCGACCGAATTGGCTAATGCAACAACTCCGGATGCCACTGAGCTGGTATTAGCAAGTATCAAAAACGATTTTAATGAAAACGGTTAG
- a CDS encoding S41 family peptidase yields MVKATGLKKISWMIMGGVLGASLVVGTSVMADRQASSASNLPLEQLRAFVEVYDRISTGYYEPIENEKMLENAIRGMLTNLDPHSDYLPKESFERVEESTRGEFGGLGMEVGMEDGAVRVVAPIDDTPAQRAGVRSGDIIIKLDDTSLQGMSLTDAVKMMRGEPGSKITLTIIRSGESEPVAIELTRAVIKVRSVRERLLEANLGYVRISQFQNRTGDDLSRAIRTLEQENGGPLAGLVLDLRNNPGGVLSASVDVSNVFLNEGLIVYTEGRLQNSKMRFEAKRGDLMNGNPIVVLVNEGSASASEIVAGALQDHGRALIAGRDTFGKGSVQSILPLNNGAAIKLTTALYFTPSGRSIQASGIKPDIEIDLVKVERVNQERRSREADLDGHINQPGVADADDSKQDEAVNLLSEDYELYEGLNLLKSMVFANRRN; encoded by the coding sequence GTGGTTAAAGCGACCGGTTTAAAGAAAATCAGCTGGATGATTATGGGGGGTGTGCTGGGCGCCAGTTTAGTGGTGGGTACCAGCGTGATGGCCGATCGTCAAGCATCCAGTGCCTCCAATTTACCACTTGAACAGTTACGTGCCTTTGTTGAGGTTTATGACCGTATTTCAACCGGTTATTACGAGCCTATTGAAAATGAAAAAATGCTTGAAAATGCCATCCGTGGCATGCTTACTAATCTTGACCCACATTCAGATTACCTGCCCAAAGAAAGCTTTGAGCGCGTCGAAGAGAGCACGCGTGGCGAATTTGGTGGCTTGGGTATGGAAGTCGGCATGGAAGATGGTGCCGTTCGAGTTGTCGCACCCATTGATGATACCCCGGCACAACGCGCTGGCGTTCGTTCAGGTGATATTATTATTAAACTGGACGATACATCGTTACAAGGCATGAGTTTAACCGATGCGGTTAAGATGATGCGCGGTGAGCCAGGTAGCAAGATTACTCTAACCATTATTCGTAGTGGTGAATCTGAGCCGGTAGCAATTGAATTGACCCGAGCCGTTATTAAGGTGCGTAGTGTGCGTGAGCGGTTACTTGAGGCTAATTTAGGTTATGTTCGGATTAGTCAATTCCAAAACCGAACCGGTGACGATCTATCTCGTGCTATTCGAACCCTGGAGCAAGAAAACGGTGGGCCCTTAGCAGGCCTGGTACTAGACTTGCGCAACAACCCTGGTGGCGTATTGAGTGCTTCGGTTGATGTATCGAACGTGTTCTTAAATGAAGGTTTGATTGTTTATACCGAGGGGCGTTTACAAAACTCTAAAATGCGTTTTGAAGCCAAGCGCGGTGATTTAATGAATGGTAATCCGATTGTCGTCTTAGTTAATGAAGGTTCAGCGTCGGCATCAGAAATAGTAGCGGGTGCCTTGCAAGATCATGGGCGCGCGCTTATTGCCGGTCGCGATACCTTTGGTAAAGGTTCGGTGCAATCTATTCTGCCTCTCAATAACGGTGCGGCGATTAAGTTAACCACGGCCTTGTATTTCACACCATCGGGCCGTTCCATCCAGGCTTCAGGTATTAAGCCAGATATTGAAATTGATTTAGTCAAAGTTGAGCGGGTTAATCAAGAGCGCCGTAGTCGTGAAGCCGACTTGGACGGACACATCAATCAGCCAGGTGTTGCGGATGCTGACGACAGCAAGCAAGATGAAGCGGTCAATTTATTATCTGAAGATTATGAACTCTATGAAGGCTTAAATCTGTTAAAGAGCATGGTGTTCGCTAACCGTCGTAATTAA
- a CDS encoding YihY family inner membrane protein has protein sequence MLKPIVTKIARLPGLALFFASGKRFVICKGGDLVASLAYVSLVSLVPLLAIMISIFSMSPLFEPLQNLVLDMVFTHFIPDSQPVVAQSLNNFAQQASRLALPGLMAMWMTTLLLLWHIDQKVNSFWQVRRERSWLMVISKYLAISLLGPLLLGAGLFASSSLMAYPIWQELNDYEPVWMLEWLKLVPLIVGFVVFFMVFKWVPSAFISWQQAGLVAIMASIQFELLKRGFAWFIQAFPTYDLVYGALAALPLFLLWLYLIWWIVLWNTALLAEMNCQQDEQQARFT, from the coding sequence TTGTTAAAGCCCATCGTTACTAAAATCGCCAGGCTACCCGGTCTGGCGTTATTTTTTGCCAGTGGCAAACGCTTTGTCATTTGCAAAGGTGGTGACCTTGTCGCATCTCTTGCCTATGTGTCTTTGGTTAGTCTAGTGCCGCTTTTGGCCATTATGATCAGTATTTTCTCGATGTCGCCGTTATTTGAACCCTTGCAAAACTTGGTGCTCGATATGGTGTTCACCCACTTTATTCCGGATTCTCAACCGGTTGTTGCCCAATCGTTAAATAATTTTGCCCAACAAGCCAGTCGCTTAGCCTTGCCTGGCTTGATGGCAATGTGGATGACCACTTTGTTACTGCTGTGGCACATTGATCAAAAGGTGAATAGTTTTTGGCAAGTGCGCCGAGAGCGTAGCTGGTTGATGGTTATTAGCAAATACCTTGCGATTAGTTTGCTAGGGCCGCTGTTATTGGGCGCGGGCTTGTTTGCAAGCAGTAGTTTAATGGCCTATCCGATCTGGCAAGAACTCAATGATTACGAACCGGTCTGGATGTTGGAGTGGTTGAAACTTGTGCCGCTGATTGTCGGGTTTGTGGTGTTTTTTATGGTGTTTAAATGGGTGCCGTCGGCCTTTATATCCTGGCAGCAAGCAGGCCTGGTGGCCATTATGGCAAGCATTCAGTTTGAATTATTGAAGCGGGGTTTTGCTTGGTTTATTCAAGCCTTTCCAACCTACGATTTAGTCTATGGTGCTTTGGCGGCATTGCCATTGTTTTTACTGTGGTTGTATTTGATTTGGTGGATTGTGCTGTGGAATACCGCCTTGTTAGCGGAAATGAATTGCCAACAAGACGAACAGCAAGCTCGCTTTACTTAG
- a CDS encoding sensor histidine kinase: MIFFAFTLNGVEAQDHCPITLALDPSSRMLIDAPSDLDFPDILTTNFTVPYKNQSLGLIKEAIWIKTPLNLDRDCESLQWSLVFGTAFHDFIDLYIVDGDQLLAHYALGDRRATHPILGPQRKPTIPLAAYINQDTSNKPLTLYIRIASQNALIADLSLMTDQAISDDEQPILILSAFIAATLFLLGVLSLILLGMTLKIALTYYFIMLVSYSFVLAAVYGWLNLTPINSDPWLTIAQATIALSFLLLSNTVLKLDNLFTKTYRSLLILNSLNFVFACYSAFIDELQLAILFSHLLGSFTIFMIMLLSIRLFKTNTIARLYMLIFGFMALSLILRTAFLHGLLPGNFITNHLFALVGIIQLTLLFFTTLSYYFLEFKQLVTQKQQLIFEQEQITQRKLFLRLLAHELMTPLAISDAAARNLIDDIELECKSESNQKLRNQLLNDITIQRRALKRMQELVQQCLVSQQDINRFSDGETSLKLILTSVEHEVKAMDIDNRVILNTAVPLAKQPQLIIKGDHQPLLFAMKLILNNALKYSPEQQKVELAITLEPLTLLAEKASQQLIIEARDYGIGFDHSYDTPKPFKRGNNTGNTSGLGIGLHIAQDIVSGYHGQLIIERMDQGSRVRLMVPVYLSNDFTTEAETE, from the coding sequence TTGATCTTTTTTGCTTTCACGCTAAACGGCGTGGAGGCTCAGGATCATTGCCCAATAACCCTTGCGCTTGACCCCAGTAGCAGAATGCTTATCGATGCGCCAAGCGACCTTGATTTTCCCGACATCTTGACAACTAACTTTACCGTTCCCTACAAAAACCAATCGCTCGGTTTAATCAAAGAGGCTATATGGATAAAAACGCCGTTAAACCTAGATAGGGACTGTGAATCACTGCAATGGAGCCTAGTGTTTGGCACTGCTTTTCACGACTTTATTGACCTATACATTGTAGATGGTGACCAATTATTAGCGCATTATGCGCTTGGTGATCGCCGCGCCACCCACCCAATACTTGGCCCGCAGCGAAAACCCACCATTCCATTAGCTGCTTATATTAACCAAGACACATCCAACAAACCATTAACCCTATATATTCGGATTGCCTCGCAGAATGCCTTAATCGCCGACCTAAGCCTGATGACTGATCAAGCCATTAGTGATGATGAACAACCGATTTTAATTTTATCCGCGTTTATTGCGGCGACGCTCTTTCTGCTCGGTGTACTAAGCCTGATTCTATTGGGGATGACCTTAAAAATTGCGCTTACGTATTATTTTATAATGTTGGTTAGCTATAGTTTTGTCTTGGCCGCTGTTTATGGCTGGCTAAATCTAACCCCCATCAATAGTGATCCTTGGCTTACCATCGCACAAGCCACTATTGCGTTAAGTTTTTTATTACTATCTAACACCGTGCTCAAGTTGGATAATTTGTTCACAAAAACCTACCGCAGCCTTCTAATACTAAACAGCCTAAACTTTGTTTTTGCGTGCTACAGTGCTTTTATTGATGAACTTCAATTGGCCATTTTATTCAGCCATCTTTTAGGCAGTTTCACCATATTCATGATTATGCTACTAAGCATACGCCTGTTTAAAACCAACACTATTGCCCGCCTTTATATGCTGATTTTTGGATTTATGGCATTGTCTCTAATCCTACGAACGGCTTTTTTGCATGGATTACTGCCTGGCAATTTTATAACCAATCACTTATTTGCATTAGTAGGCATTATTCAGCTTACATTATTGTTTTTTACAACACTCAGTTATTATTTTTTAGAATTCAAACAGCTAGTCACTCAAAAACAACAGCTTATATTTGAACAAGAACAGATCACCCAACGAAAACTATTTTTAAGATTGTTAGCACATGAACTGATGACGCCCTTAGCTATCAGCGATGCAGCCGCGCGTAATTTAATCGACGATATAGAACTCGAATGTAAAAGCGAGAGCAATCAAAAACTACGTAATCAATTATTAAACGATATAACCATCCAGCGACGTGCCCTAAAAAGGATGCAAGAACTTGTGCAACAATGCTTGGTGAGTCAGCAAGATATCAATCGGTTTAGCGACGGGGAAACGTCCTTGAAACTGATCTTAACCTCAGTAGAGCATGAGGTTAAAGCTATGGACATTGATAACCGTGTCATTTTAAACACTGCGGTGCCTTTAGCCAAGCAACCGCAATTGATTATTAAAGGCGATCATCAACCGCTATTGTTCGCCATGAAGTTAATTCTTAACAACGCCCTTAAATACTCACCTGAACAACAAAAAGTTGAGCTAGCAATCACTTTGGAGCCACTGACTTTATTAGCTGAAAAAGCATCGCAACAGCTGATTATTGAGGCTCGCGATTACGGCATTGGCTTTGATCACTCATACGATACACCCAAACCGTTTAAACGAGGAAATAACACGGGCAATACCTCTGGCTTAGGCATAGGTCTGCATATCGCCCAAGATATTGTGTCAGGTTATCATGGCCAACTTATTATCGAACGAATGGATCAAGGCAGCCGCGTTCGCTTAATGGTGCCTGTTTATTTATCTAATGACTTTACCACTGAGGCAGAGACGGAATAA
- the ftsW gene encoding putative lipid II flippase FtsW, with the protein MANTWRLDIRGLDGSLVLIVLALITIGLVMVLSSSVAVSEVRFGHQWHYFQRQVFALGVGGLFAALVLMVPSQSWLQHRGKWFLLGLVLLALVLIFGREIGGAKRWLPLVVMNFQPAEWMKIATILFLAGYLQRHQDAVKQDSTAVIRLFLPFGIMAGLLLLQPDYGTTVLIAGVLVGMLFIAGAPFRYFVITVLPIGAILAVLLINSPYRMARVMNFMDPWQDPYGVGYQLSQALMAIGSGGITGSGLGASVQKLLYLPDAHTDFMFAVFAEETGWLGVVILLSLYGLLLWRMFAVAQAAWLPQAPFKALVVYGVAIMFAGQLLINVGVNLGVFPTKGLTLPFVSYGGSSLMMALLAIGLVLRIDYETRLIKGHSTEELSANPSFGS; encoded by the coding sequence GTGGCTAATACATGGCGTCTCGATATCCGCGGCCTGGATGGCTCCCTGGTGCTAATTGTATTGGCGCTCATTACTATTGGTTTGGTAATGGTGCTATCAAGCTCAGTGGCAGTAAGTGAAGTGCGCTTTGGTCATCAGTGGCATTATTTTCAGCGCCAAGTGTTTGCGCTCGGCGTCGGTGGGCTGTTTGCGGCTCTCGTACTGATGGTTCCGAGTCAAAGTTGGTTGCAGCATCGCGGAAAATGGTTTTTATTGGGTCTGGTGCTATTAGCTCTGGTGTTGATATTTGGTCGAGAAATTGGGGGCGCGAAACGTTGGTTACCATTAGTTGTGATGAATTTCCAGCCCGCTGAATGGATGAAAATTGCGACCATCTTGTTTCTGGCTGGTTATTTACAACGTCATCAAGATGCGGTTAAGCAAGATTCGACAGCCGTTATTCGATTGTTTCTACCCTTTGGCATTATGGCGGGTTTGCTCTTATTGCAACCGGATTACGGCACCACGGTCTTGATTGCCGGCGTGTTAGTTGGGATGTTATTTATTGCCGGCGCTCCTTTTCGCTATTTTGTGATTACCGTATTACCTATTGGGGCGATATTAGCGGTACTGCTGATTAACTCGCCCTATCGGATGGCGCGCGTAATGAACTTTATGGACCCTTGGCAAGACCCCTATGGCGTGGGTTATCAGTTATCGCAAGCACTGATGGCAATTGGCTCAGGGGGCATCACCGGCAGTGGTCTAGGTGCCAGTGTCCAAAAATTGCTCTATTTACCCGATGCCCATACTGACTTTATGTTTGCCGTGTTTGCCGAAGAAACCGGTTGGTTAGGTGTTGTCATTTTGCTATCCCTCTATGGCTTATTGTTGTGGCGAATGTTTGCAGTTGCCCAAGCCGCCTGGTTACCGCAAGCGCCTTTTAAAGCCTTGGTGGTCTATGGGGTTGCGATTATGTTTGCCGGGCAGTTATTAATTAACGTCGGGGTAAATTTAGGCGTGTTTCCAACCAAGGGCCTAACCTTGCCGTTTGTAAGTTATGGTGGTAGTAGTTTAATGATGGCTTTGTTGGCGATTGGTTTGGTGCTACGCATTGATTACGAAACGCGTCTTATTAAAGGGCATTCGACAGAAGAATTGTCGGCGAATCCATCATTCGGTTCATAG
- a CDS encoding ArsR/SmtB family transcription factor, which yields MSEHNLFEMKEDNILKASKALKAMGHPLRLKILCVLSDGEMPVMDIVSKVGTTQSNVSQHIDILREKGIIASRRDGSKILCSVADKEIISLLHAMQATFCPTE from the coding sequence ATGAGCGAACACAACCTTTTCGAGATGAAAGAAGACAATATCCTTAAAGCTTCCAAAGCTTTGAAAGCGATGGGCCATCCATTAAGGCTAAAAATCCTGTGTGTTTTGAGTGATGGCGAGATGCCGGTGATGGATATCGTCTCCAAAGTTGGTACTACGCAAAGCAACGTCTCTCAACACATAGATATTTTGCGTGAAAAAGGAATTATTGCATCTCGCCGTGATGGTAGTAAGATTCTTTGCAGTGTTGCTGATAAGGAAATCATCAGCTTGTTACACGCGATGCAAGCGACCTTCTGCCCAACAGAATAA